The Deltaproteobacteria bacterium genomic sequence GCTTCGTGGCTCACGGCTCGGTGTGAAGTTTCGACGCCAGCAATACGTGGGACCGTTCGTCGTCGATTTCTACGCGCCTGAGTTGCGGCTCGTCATCGAAGTCGACGGACCTCATCACATGAGGCAACTCGACTACGACCGCGAGCGCCAGGGGCATCTCGAGTCGCTCGGATTTCGCTTCCTGCGGCTCACGACGCCTGAGGTGGAGCGCGATCTCCCCGCGGCGATCGATCGA encodes the following:
- a CDS encoding endonuclease domain-containing protein, whose product is MPVPRRVRARAITIARDLRKQPTQGEWLLWSALRGSRLGVKFRRQQYVGPFVVDFYAPELRLVIEVDGPHHMRQLDYDRERQGHLESLGFRFLRLTTPEVERDLPAAIDRIAKTLATLRSPTPDPFPA